From one Pseudopipra pipra isolate bDixPip1 chromosome 2, bDixPip1.hap1, whole genome shotgun sequence genomic stretch:
- the SLITRK6 gene encoding SLIT and NTRK-like protein 6, whose translation MKLWIFILYSVVVASDPFQSQPSFSSARGSCQSLCSCEEKDDTIIINCEERGIKTVSEINVPPSRPFHLNLLNNGLSMLHMNDFAGLVNAISLHLGFNNIADIEPGAFNGLSLLKQLHINHNSLETLKEDTFNGLENLEFLQADNNFITVIEASAFSKLNRLKVLILNDNAIESLPPNIFRFVPLTHLDLRGNQLQTLPYVGFLEHIGRILDLQLEDNKWVCNCDLLQLKIWLENMPPQSIIGDVVCNSPSVIKGSILSRLKKESLCPTHPVNELEDPSGSLPLVVTTSISDSHLSTKVIPLLKAPTKEPSLVFHTSKPTTFPGISCPVPCHCTSHMLSGVLMHCQERNIESLSDLGPPPPNPKKLILAGNIIQTLLKSDLVDYTSLEMLHLGNNRIEILEEGSFMNLTRLQKLYLNGNHLTKLSQNLFLGLQLLEYLYLEYNAIKEVLPGTFNAMPKLKVLYLNNNLLQALPPHIFSGIPLTRLNLKTNQFAHLPVSNVLDELDMLVQIELEDNPWDCTCDSVGLQKWIQKLSKNTMMGDIFCKSPGHLAKKELKSLNSEVLCPGLINNPALPTHASFVVVTASSPTANTADTILRSLTDAVPLSVLILGLLIVFITIVFCAAGIVVLVLHRRRRCKKKQVDEQMRDSSPVHLQYSMYGHKTTHHTTERPAATLYEQRMVTPMVQVYRSPSFSPKHTEQQQEEGSEKEANDSKYLRRSLLERENSSPLTGPNVKYKATDQSAEFLSFQDASCLYRNILEKERELQQLGITEYLRKNIVQLQPDMEVHYPGAHEELKLMETFMYSRPRKVFLEQTKNEYFELKANLHAEPDYLEVLEQQT comes from the coding sequence ATGAAGCTTTGGATTTTTATTCTATATTCAGTTGTGGTTGCATCTGATCCTTTCCAGTCACAGCCCTCTTTTTCTTCAGCCAGAGGATCTTGTCAGAGTCTGTGTTCCTGTGAAGAAAAGGATGATACCATTATTATAAACTGTGAGGAAAGAGGCATCAAGACAGTATCAGAAATAAATGTCCCACCATCACGGCCTTTCCATCTTAATCTGCTAAACAATGGCCTGAGTATGTTACACATGAATGATTTTGCTGGCCTTGTTAATGCTATCTCTCTACATCTTGGTTTTAACAATATTGCAGATATTGAGCCTGGGGCTTTCAACGGTCTCAGCCTTCTTAAACAACTTCATATCAATCACAATTCTTTAGAAACACTTAAAGAAGATACATTTAATGGATTGGAAAATTTGGAGTTTCTTCAAGCAGACAACAATTTCATCACAGTGATTGAAGCAAGTGCCTTTAGCAAGCTCAACAGGCTTAAAGTGCTTATTTTGAATGATAACGCCATTGAGTCTCTTCCTCCAAACATATTTCGTTTTGTGCCATTGACCCATTTAGATCTGCGTGGAAACCAGTTACAGACACTGCCCTATGTTGGCTTTTTGGAACACATTGGTAGAATACTAGACCTTCAGCTGGAAGACAATAAATGGGTCTGTAACTGTGATTTGTTGCAGCTGAAGATATGGCTAGAAAACATGCCTCCTCAGTCAATAATAGGTGATGTTGTATGCAATAGTCCTTCAGTTATTAAAGGCAGCATCTTAAGCCGGTTGAAAAAAGAATCACTTTGTCCCACTCATCCTGTCAATGAACTTGAAGATCCTTCAGGGTCACTGCCCCTGGTTGTAACCACCTCTATCAGTGATAGTCACCTATCGACTAAGGTGATTCCTCTTCTGAAAGCTCCTACTAAAGAACCAAGTTTAGTGTTTCACACTTCAAAGCCTACTACGTTTCCAGGAATCTCTTGTCCCGTCCCCTGTCACTGCACCAGCCATATGCTCTCAGGAGTTCTTATGCACTGCCAGGAGCGAAATATTGAAAGTCTGTCTGATTTAGGACCCCCTCCTCCAAATCCTAAAAAGCTTATTCTAGCTGGAAACATTATTCAGACATTACTGAAATCAGATCTGGTGGACTATACCAGCCTGGAAATGCTTCACCTGGGGAATAATCGCATTGAAATCCTTGAGGAAGGTTCCTTTATGAATCTGACTAGACTACAGAAATTATATCTCAATGGCAATCATCTTACAAAGTTAAGCCAGAATCTTTTTCTTGGCCTTCAGCTCCTTGAGTACTTGTACCTTGAGTATAATGCCATCAAAGAAGTTTTGCCAGGGACATTTAATGCAATGCCAAAACTGAAAGTCCTCTACTTAAATAACAACCTTCTGCAGGCTTTGCCACCCCATATCTTTTCAGGTATTCCCCTCACTAGATTaaatctgaaaacaaaccaaTTTGCTCATTTGCCTGTGAGCAATGTCTTGGATGAGCTGGATATGCTGGTACAAATTGAACTTGAAGACAACCCTTGGGACTGTACCTGTGATTCAGTTGGGCTGCAAAAATGGATACAAAAACTGAGTAAGAATACCATGATGGGTGATATTTTTTGTAAATCTCCAGGGCATCTAgcaaaaaaggaattaaaatccCTAAACAGTGAAGTCTTGTGTCCAGGTTTAATAAACAACCCTGCCCTACCAACTCATGCCAGTTTTGTAGTTGTGACAGCTTCTTCTCCTACTGCCAACACTGCAGACACCATCCTGCGGTCCCTTACAGATGCTGTCCCACTTTCTGTTCTGATATTAGGACTGCTCATTGTGTTTATAACTATTGTATTTTGCGCAGCAGGAATAGTTGTTCTTGTTCTGCATCGGCGCCGGAGGTGCAAAAAGAAACAGGTGGATGAGCAAATGAGGGACAGTAGCCCGGTTCACCTGCAGTACAGCATGTACGGGCATAAGACAACACACCACACAACGGAGCGCCCAGCTGCAACTCTCTATGAGCAACGTATGGTTACCCCCATGGTTCAGGTCTACCGCAGCCCATCCTTCAGCCCCAAGCATACTGAGCAACAACAAGAGGAGGGAAGTGAGAAGGAAGCTAATGATTCCAAATATCTTCGCCGAAGTCTCCTGGAAAGAGAGAACAGCTCACCGCTTACAGGTCCAAATGTCAAATATAAGGCTACAGATCAATCTGCTgaatttctgtcttttcaggATGCTAGCTGCTTGTATAGAAACATTcttgaaaaagagagagaactcCAGCAACTAGGGATCACAGAGTACCTAAGGAAAAATATTGTCCAGCTCCAGCCTGACATGGAAGTTCATTATCCTGGAGCACATGAAGAGCTGAAGCTAATGGAGACATTCATGTACTCCAGGCCAAGAAAGGTTTTTCTAGAACAAACTAAAAATGAGTATTTTGAACTCAAGGCTAACTTACATGCTGAACCTGACTACCTGGAAGTCCTGGAGCAACAAACATGA